The sequence below is a genomic window from Mytilus edulis chromosome 2, xbMytEdul2.2, whole genome shotgun sequence.
aatttgtgTTAGGTCAGTATATATTGGATTTTTATGAAATGTTTGTGTGCAGTTGTATTTGCATTGATTTATCCTATTTCCACGGAGATAAATTAGccctgtaccttcagtcatggttcaacGCTTGTATTGTTTATATGTAAAAAGGATTGTCATTGGTATGCAACTCAATATTTCCTTTAACTGTAAacatttcataaatttatttCACACCACTTAAAGGgcttttttaatttctaaatgttCTTTCGTCTCAAATAGACTCGGCTTAGATTaataaaaattcttttaaaagttGTAGCAACATTTAAGGTTTCTGCATTAATGTTAATAACATTAATCATAAATGCTAACACATGTTTCGAATGAATTTATCATTTGGTAAAGTTAGCGTatttattcaaaaaattaaacGGAAGGACTATGTAAACTCATACCAACTCCGTAGGAAGTGGTAATTTCTTTAAATTGTCTTTCAGTTGGACATAAATTCGTTTTGGTTAACGATGTCCTTTGATGCGATTTGCAGCACAACAATTCATTTTGATagttatgaaaatttaaaaacaataaataaaaaactgTTGCATATTTCTTTTTTAAGGTAAACAAAAACCCTCATCAGGAATTTGGGTTTCAAGAAACACATTTcgtccgtctacaaaagactcatcagtgaactCGAATCAAAATATTTAGGTTACAATGTTTATGTTTGAGCATTTGAGTCAAGGATAAATTCTTGTGTGAAAGCTAAATGGCacttttctttcttaaaataaaaatactagTAGATCGTAAATTGACACAAATGAAATGATAATAAGTTAAATTTACTACTTTCAAAACAGAATAATTAAAGGAGATCATAGGTTCTGCACTGATTTTGAAGGCCAAGCAGTGAAATTGGTGAATATCTTCTACACTCCCATAAAAGTCAGAGAAGAGGTGTTTTTATGAATGATTGAGTGTAATGTTAAATTGGATAAAGGTTCGGTTTACACGATTTAAATTTATAGCGCAAATTAACTTATATAGAATTTTTATATGTGATCGCCTCCCTTTAATCATATGGGAAATCCCACTGAAAACGAAAGTACGACTTGTCTTTGATAAGAGCAACACCAACACATAAAAGTAAAAGGTAAGTAAAATTGTAGTTATATTTAATATCGCCTTCCATATCTAGCCGAGTAACCgaccaaaagtaaaataaaaaatgtagatGTTGAACACAATATGCAAACAGTTACTGTTAATAAACCGTGTCATCGCGATTACTTTGAACTTTGATTTCCATTTGATATTTTCGAAGAGTCGTCTATACAAAAATCTAACCGACACAAACACGCTCGTTtgttctgtctgtctgtccgtccttccgtctgtctgtctgtctgtctgtctgtctgtcagtctgtcggtcggtcggtcggtcggtcggtcggtccgtccgtccgtctgtctgtctgtccgtctgtctgtctgtctgtctgtctgtctgtcgtcAGTCCGGCAAATCAGTTTCCCATTTTTATTTTCCTCtggcttgaagatattgatttgataaaatattgattagataaaatattgatttgataaagtattgatttgatatttggagTATTGGTTTATGaagacaagttacagatcaaaaTCGTATTTTGGACcggtctgatgattttttttttctgttatgttcctggaaatgaaaattcacacaaaaaatcatttttccaGACCGTGTTTTTTCCGtcgtgcttgaagatattgacttgatatttgtaacgtagtttacaccatgacaagttataaatAAAGCTGGCATTATATTCCCGTACAATGAAGTTTAAACTGGTGTGGGGCTATCttttgccatgcaatactctcagaatgcttgtttGTTCCTCAGTTTAACGCAGTTTTATTTATCATAATGTTCAATTCCTGATTCAGAATTGTTTAATTATTTCTAAACGGCATTCAAAAGTAACCTTGCCACCTTGTTTGGTTTTAGAACATTTTGGATCGTAGGCTGCGTCCAAAATAATCTTAAAGCTTTTAGTTCCAAAAATCACACAATTGTTGAGTAAGAtaatatctaaataaataaacaactgACTTTGGAAactacaatgtattttttttatgatcgAGTCGAAATGCAAAGCACTATTTTCAAAAGTGAACCTCAATGTTCTTTCTTAATTATCTCCGTCTTCTCTGTCTGatgtaatttaaaatttttgacaCTAAAAAGATGCCAAAAATATCATACCGCTTTTATTTATAATCCCGGAGTACAATATCACAATTATTAGTTTAAAACAAAGcacaattgtttttaaaagagggacgaaagatacaaaatggacagtcaaacgcataaatctaaaaacaaactgacaacgccatggctaaaaatgaaaaagacaaacaaacaacagcacacatgacacaacttagaaaactaaagaataaacaacgcaaaccccaccaaaaaactaggggtgattagATTGTAAATTATCACTGTATTATAAAAATAccatttaagggcatacgatacagttttgatcccgtaatTACAGTTTAATAACaatttccatatagactattttttacctgattcaatcaaaaatgtaataaacaatATACCTGCATGTGCTACCTTTTGggtaaaacaaaaaaagtaatgTATTTCTGTCAGAAGGAAAAATACGTCCAATCCGAATTTCGAGCAATGTCTGAAATTTcgacctcaatttactcaaaaagtagcacatgaaggcatattttttataacatatttgatttaaacagGTAAAAATAGCCTATATATCTAAAAGGGAAAACAATATCACCTTcagaaataaactgttggatatgcccttaaagtGCATTATCTGCATCTACAGTAAAAGTTTTCACCACGTTTGATCTTGTCATTGCCATCGTTTAATGGTTTCCATTGTTAACATTAGATAGTTGACTATTGAAAAAaacatgttgaaaatttaaatgaaaaccaGTTTTCCTCCGAGGGATGCTGATTTTGAATCAACAATGAAGTTTCAATGGTATTCTAAACTGCacaataatattcaaaatgtataatttttaatttaactaCATATGTATTTACATTTCAATCATTTGACGGCAAATATCAAGATTTCACAAGATAAgaggacaaattaaagaataacgatataaatgaaaatgaagaaacaTGCCAAGTCGTCCTAAATTAAACCGTATGCAAATCTTACCGAAACCGAGATTTCAGTTTTAGTGTTAATATACAttgataaataaatgaaaaagagttGCAACGCTTTATACATTTGTTGCGTCAAGAAATACATGTCGTAAAAAAGCAGTTGTCATAACGATTTTTCAGGGGCTTAGTTAAAATATGAGCAACATCATCACTCACCTCCCTCAACCCCACCTCGCATAATTCTTGTACAAGAAATTTGGAAAGTTTAAATGTATCCGTTCCATATGGAAAATTAGATAATATGTGCAATTGGTTCTTTTTAAATCATCAGCTACTAATTACAAGCCATATTCATACGTATACAAGTAATATCAAAAACTGCCGATAAGGCGTTTCAACCAACACTGTCTTGATGTTATTTTATTCTGTCGATTGTCGATATAATGACGTAATAATGTTACACATTCATTGAATACAATTCTAAACGCTTATTTATTCAATGTTCCAAATGCGCTCTGTAGTATCAAGAAAAATTGATATCGTGAAAATTCCATTAATAATTCTAATGCATTTTTCTTTATCAAGAAAATTCCAAGAAAagtattatctaaaaaaaatctttgaaaaacaccaatttggatcaaaatatttatttactttatttttgtaGTTAAAATAAACGAAAGCAAGGtctatcatttttctttaaaaacctCAATTAGACAGAACATGTGTGTACATGAATCGCACAATTACgcacaaatataaaatttatatgtaGCTCATTAAAACATGTTTGCCACCATTTTTTGGTTAAAATAACAGTCTACTATTTTCatacatattaaatatatttttgttgttcaTGCAGGTTAATAATGGCGGACAGTAAATTCTGTACTGGTTGTCAGCGCGGTGAGGAAGACGTAAATGCAGTAGCCTGGTGCAGTGATTGCAGTGAACTTGTATGCAAGGTATGTGCTAGAGTTCACGAAAAGATGTCCCCGCCTCACAAGTTAGTACCAATGAAAGAGATACCACAACTTAGTTCCTCGCTTCTTAATCTGTCCAAGAACTGCAAAAATCATCCCGATGAAAAGATTGTCCTGTACTGCTGTCAACATGATAAGGTTATCTGTGGTTCATGCGTAACGGTATCACATCAAAATTGCAAGCCTATCATTTCAATTGAAAAAGCTGCCAGAGGCGTTAAAGAAGGTACAGCTATTTCTGACCTAGAGCGAAGGCTTGACAACCTAAGTCAAGTTACAGAGAACATACTGAGTCACTCTGTAGCAACACTTGAAGAATTGACAAAAAGTCGGAACAGTATCAAGAAAAGAGTGTCGGAAATTAAACAGACTTTTGTTTCTTATTTAGAAAAGTTAGAAGCAGATATACATAAAGACATTGACAATAAGTATAAACATTGTAAAGAAACAATGTCCTGCAATAACGATAACATCCAGTCCAGTGCTGACTCGCTGTCAATATGGAAGAACGATCTTAAATCACTGAAGCAACATGTATCTGAAATTCATTTATTCCAGATAGTAAAATTTCTAGATGCAAACACCAACCAAAAAGAATTGGAAATCCGAAAAATTCAAAAAGCTACTGTTCCAATACTTGCATATCATCCTCCAGAGTCAGTGTCAAACTTAAAGAAATTAATCCCAGACATAGGTATGATAATGGTAGACAATATTCCAGTAACAATTCATTCGCTAGATATTGACCAACAAGGTCAGTTCTTTGTCACAGACAAAAcgaaatttttattgaaaaattcatTTCAGACTTCACAATTAGGTAATAGAGTGAGTATAGGTAGAGGTTGCTTTATTCCTGGTGATAGGCTACTGCTTACTCATTACAAACAGAATAAACTCTTTGTTTGTAAACGTGATGCATCCAACCCGAAGGCAATTAATTTGGATTCTGAACCACACCGTATTTCCTTGTATGACAACGACCGTGCTTTAGTATCTATAAAGGAAAAAGGTATCCAGATCATTGACCTTACGTCATTAAAGCCTAGTGGGATAATTAAAATGGGAAGATGTTGTAAAGGAATCACCAGTGTTAAGGATA
It includes:
- the LOC139511962 gene encoding uncharacterized protein, with translation MADSKFCTGCQRGEEDVNAVAWCSDCSELVCKVCARVHEKMSPPHKLVPMKEIPQLSSSLLNLSKNCKNHPDEKIVLYCCQHDKVICGSCVTVSHQNCKPIISIEKAARGVKEGTAISDLERRLDNLSQVTENILSHSVATLEELTKSRNSIKKRVSEIKQTFVSYLEKLEADIHKDIDNKYKHCKETMSCNNDNIQSSADSLSIWKNDLKSLKQHVSEIHLFQIVKFLDANTNQKELEIRKIQKATVPILAYHPPESVSNLKKLIPDIGMIMVDNIPVTIHSLDIDQQGQFFVTDKTKFLLKNSFQTSQLGNRVSIGRGCFIPGDRLLLTHYKQNKLFVCKRDASNPKAINLDSEPHRISLYDNDRALVSIKEKGIQIIDLTSLKPSGIIKMGRCCKGITSVKDKIWVRNDFSAVSIMDINGKVLDTINTTFLPWDICANKDGDVYCTTSKDDKVYVVTSDGREREIYSSSDLKNPHGVAVDNNGDVFVAGMESNNIHRISHDGQSNDIILTEHDGIYKPTGLSYNCDTRELLVINNDYKTVNIYKEK